A window of Nonomuraea angiospora genomic DNA:
TGCTGCGCGAGGCCGAGGCCCTGCGCGGGCTGCTGGAGACCCGCGGTCTGACCGTGGTCCCGTTCGTCACCGGGCGCAAGGGTGTCACCTGGCACTCCTTCCGCGGCCGTGACATGGGCGGCCAGTGGGTCGGCTTCTCCAGGAACCCGGCCTACGCCGACGCCAAGGAGATCGCGCAGACGCTGATCGACTCGTTCAAGGACGAGAACGGGATCGACGAGATCCACATCGTCTCGACCGAGTTCGTCTCGATGCTGACCCAGAACGTCGTGGTCAAGCGCGTTCTGCCGCTGGAGGTCGAGGAGACCGAGGCGACGGAGACGACCGCGATCCCGCCGTACTTCGAATTCGAGCCGACCGCTGCCGACGTGCTGGAGTCGCTCCTGCCACGTTACGTGGAGTCGCGCATCTTCACGGCGCTGCTGCAGTCCGCGGCCTCCGAGGAGGCCGCGCGGCGGCGCGCGATGAAGTCCGCGACAGACAACGCCAACGAGCTGATGCGGGTGCTCACCCAGCAGATGAACCAGGCTCGCCAGGCCGAGATCACCCAGGAAATCAGCGAGATCGTCGGTGGCGCCAACGCGCTCGCTGACGCCGCAGCGGGGAAAGAGTGAAATGACTGCAGAGGCTGTTGAAACTGTAGAGGCCGCGGCGGCCGGCACAGGCCGCGTGGCACGTGTCACCGGCGCCGTCGTCGACGTGGAGTTCCCCGTCGAGGCGATGCCCGACATCTATAACGCGCTCAAGGTCGAGGTGACCCTCGGCGAGGAGACCAAGACCCTGACCCTGGAGGTCGCCCAGCACCTGGGTGACAACCTGGTCCGGACCATCTCGATGCAGCCCACCGACGGCCTGGTCCGTGGCCAGGCGGTCCAGGACACGGGCGCCCCGATCTCGGTGCCGGTCGGCGACGTCGTCAAGGGCCACGTGTGGAACGCGCTGGGCGAGACGCTCGACGTGCCGACCGCGTCGCTCAAGATCGAGGAGCGGTGGGGCATCCACCGTCCGTCGCCGCCGTTCGACCAGCTCGAGTCCCGCACCGAGCTGCTCGTCACGGGCATCAAGGTCATCGACCTGCTCACCCCGTACGTGCAGGGTGGGAAGATCGGTCTGTTCGGTGGCGCCGGCGTGGGCAAGACCGTTCTGATCCAGGAGATGATCCGCCGCGTCGCCCGTAACTTCGGCGGCACCTCGTGCTTCGCCGGTGTCGGCGAGCGCACCCGTGAGGGCAACGACCTCTGGCTGGAGATGGAGGAGGCGGACGTCCTCAAGGACACCGCGCTCGTCTTCGGTCAGATGGACGAGCCGCCGGGCACCCGT
This region includes:
- a CDS encoding F0F1 ATP synthase subunit gamma; translated protein: MGAQLRLLRRRISSVKSTAKITRAQELIASSRIVKAQLRMQAALPYEREITRAVTGVVSNAASVDHPLTVAKENPTKAGVLIVTSDSGFCGGFNANVLREAEALRGLLETRGLTVVPFVTGRKGVTWHSFRGRDMGGQWVGFSRNPAYADAKEIAQTLIDSFKDENGIDEIHIVSTEFVSMLTQNVVVKRVLPLEVEETEATETTAIPPYFEFEPTAADVLESLLPRYVESRIFTALLQSAASEEAARRRAMKSATDNANELMRVLTQQMNQARQAEITQEISEIVGGANALADAAAGKE